A region of the Dyadobacter sp. CECT 9275 genome:
GTGGGTATCTCCTTGTTTGCTACGCTGCTCAGTACCCTGAGTTACCTGTCCTATCCCGGCGAGATGATCAAACACGGGCCGGTAATCTTCTCCGGAATGATTGCCTATCCGGTGATCTATTACGTGGCAGGCTGGTGGCTGATTCCCTACATCATGAAAATGAAGGTAACCAGCGCTTATGAAATCCTGGAAAGAAAACTGGGGCTCAGTGTGCGGATGCTGGCAACGTTCATGTTTCTGTCGCTCCGGTTTTTATGGATGGCTACCATTGTTTACGTCACGGTAGACGTTGCTTTGTTATCTGTTATTGATATTAACCCTGCCTATACTCCGTTCATTGGCATCATCCTCATGCTGGTTACCATCATTTATACTTCTATGGGTGGCCTTAAAGCGGTCGTTCTTACCGATGTGATCCAGTCAGCCATCTTTCTGGGCGGGGCTGTTCTGAGTATCATCATCATCTGTCTGAACCTGGATTCCTTTACAGGCATATTTCCAAAACAATGGCCCGCTCACTGGGATACACCCCGGCTCGGATTTAACGTCATGGAACGTACCTCAGTAGGAAATGCTGCCCTGGTAATTTTCACCTGGTACGTATGTACTACCGGATCTGACCAAATGGCCATACAACGTTACTTGTCAACCAAAGACATCCGGGACGCCAGAAAAACCCTGCGGGTTTCGTTTTTTTCAAGCATGCTTTCAGACCTGCTGCTGGCGCTTCTGGGATTATCCATGCTTGCGTTTTATGTCAAAAATCAGCATTTTCTGTTACCAGGACAAACAATTTACGAGCAGGCAGATACTCTTTTCCCGAGGTTCATCATGATCGGGTTGCCTGCGGGGCTTTCGGGACTGGTCATTTCCGGCTTGCTGGCAGCCGCCATGTCCAGTATGTCGTCGGGTTTGAACAGTGTGTCGTCCGTTATCGCCGAAGACTTCCTGAAACGGTTCCGGAATCCATCAGCCACACCACCTGACCCGCTCAGGCTTGTTAAACAGCTCTCCTACTTTTCCGGAGGTATTGTAATTGTGCTCAGTCTTTTTGTGTCGGGCGTACAGGGAAACCTCTATGAAGTGGTCATGAAAGTCGTCAATCTATTTGTAGCACCCTTGTTCGTCCTGTTTTTCATGGCCCTGTTCGTCCCTTTTGCTACCGAAAGAGCCACTTTTGCTGCGGGCCTCATAGCGGTTGGTGCCGCCATAGGGGTGGCGTTTTATGGTGTTTTTGGTATTACCATTCTGTGGATGATGCCGTGTTCACTGGTTACAGGCGTTGCGGTTGGCGTGCTGCTGAGCCTCCCTGACAGGTTCTTACTTAAAAAAGGGCAATCCAGGGATCCGTTGAAAGTCTCTGAGTAGTTCAAATAAAATGATTACATCAAAATGAAATATACCAATCTTCTTACTGCCCCAGACCAGGCCCTTATCGGAAGCAGGCTCAACGATTTCATACCAACGGAAATCTATGACATCCATGTGCATCCCTATGACCCCGCTCATTTTGCACCCGGTACATGGGCATTCCTGGAAGGTGCCGGAGTACTGGGATGCGCCGAGCACCGGGCGGCTCTGCAGCAGTATATGCCGGTGAAAACAATCCATGGCCTGTACTTCGGAATGCCGCACAAAAGCAGTAATCGTCAGGAAATGAACCGGTGGGTACACAGCGAAGTAGTGAACAACGGCACTTCACTGAGCCGTTCACTGATGGTAGTATCTCCCCTGGATGATCCGCAGGAGATTGCCGGGAATTTAAGGAGTGGCAGGTTTACCGGACTTAAAGTATACCACTGTTATGCCGCCCGTCCTGATACCATGAATGCATCGGTAACGGAATATGCCCCCGAATGGATGTGGGAATTATTACACGAGACCAAGGGCGTGTTGCTGCTCCACATTGTCCGCGACGGCGCGATGGATGATGCTGATAACCAAAAGGAAATACGCAGGCTGTGCCGTACCTATCCCAATGTCAGACTGATACTCGCTCATGTGGCCCGGAGTTTTAATTATCGGAATGCGAGAAGCGGCCTTTATTCACTTGTCGATCTGGACAATGCGGTTATCGATACATCCGCTGTTACAGAATCTGAATCCTTTGCAGCTGCACTGAGGATACTTGGTCCCAAGCGGGTACTCTGGGGTTCAGACTTCGCCGTAAGCGAGGCCCGCGGACGATGTGTTACAACGGGTGGTTACTTTTACTGGCTTCATCCGGAAACCATCGCCCCGGAACACAAACCCGCAACAACCAATGAAATGACCCTGATCGGGATCGAATCCCTGCTTACCCTGCGCGAAGCCTGCGACGATGCGGGAATGACACCTTCGGATGTTCAGGATATATTTTTAAATAATGCCTTACGATTATTGAGTCCGCATCTTCCATCCAATGCCTTACCCGAGGAATCCACCGGCCCCGACTACTGGAAAAAAGCCCGGGAAGTAATTTCCGGAGGCACCGGACTGCTTTCCAAAAGAGCAGAAATGTTTGACGGAAAACAGTGGCCAGCTTATTTTTCCAAATCAGCCGGATGCGAGGTTTGGGATATGAATGGGAAAAGGTATATTGATTTTGCCGGTGGAATCGGCGCCGTTTTACTGGGTTACGCCGACCCGGATGTAAACGCTGCAGTAACCCGGCGAATCGCTCAGGGAAGTTACAGTTCACTGGTCAATCCACAGGAAGTAGAACTCGCCGCTACCCTGCTGGACCTTC
Encoded here:
- a CDS encoding aminotransferase class III-fold pyridoxal phosphate-dependent enzyme, which codes for MKYTNLLTAPDQALIGSRLNDFIPTEIYDIHVHPYDPAHFAPGTWAFLEGAGVLGCAEHRAALQQYMPVKTIHGLYFGMPHKSSNRQEMNRWVHSEVVNNGTSLSRSLMVVSPLDDPQEIAGNLRSGRFTGLKVYHCYAARPDTMNASVTEYAPEWMWELLHETKGVLLLHIVRDGAMDDADNQKEIRRLCRTYPNVRLILAHVARSFNYRNARSGLYSLVDLDNAVIDTSAVTESESFAAALRILGPKRVLWGSDFAVSEARGRCVTTGGYFYWLHPETIAPEHKPATTNEMTLIGIESLLTLREACDDAGMTPSDVQDIFLNNALRLLSPHLPSNALPEESTGPDYWKKAREVISGGTGLLSKRAEMFDGKQWPAYFSKSAGCEVWDMNGKRYIDFAGGIGAVLLGYADPDVNAAVTRRIAQGSYSSLVNPQEVELAATLLDLHPWAGKVRYARGGGEAMMMAVRIARASTGRSGVAFCGYHGWHDWYLAANLGEHDALDGHLLPGLAPSGVPRELKGTSVPFRFNDMASFESALQTLGTNLAAVVMEPMRSQFPQDEFIAKVAARCRQNGGVFVVDEVSSGLRYGFPGALSHIGVEPDVVVYAKAMGNGFPFGAVIGREKIMADANASFISSSYWTDGVGTAAALAVLDKMRRLNVQEVVWERGLKFKKKLNDLASLYPACCLIVGGMPVTPTLSFQLNGQALMAKKIFIQKMLEHGFLVSSSMYLMYAHEEIHVDGLLQAMEVVLSEMQEDIITGKYENTGEPQDIQPGFARLT
- a CDS encoding sodium:solute symporter family transporter, which codes for MMPHPINTQVPLLAAMPRLTYPDWIVIAVYGALMLFIGWYYSRRNKTQEDYVLGGRKMNPTSVGISLFATLLSTLSYLSYPGEMIKHGPVIFSGMIAYPVIYYVAGWWLIPYIMKMKVTSAYEILERKLGLSVRMLATFMFLSLRFLWMATIVYVTVDVALLSVIDINPAYTPFIGIILMLVTIIYTSMGGLKAVVLTDVIQSAIFLGGAVLSIIIICLNLDSFTGIFPKQWPAHWDTPRLGFNVMERTSVGNAALVIFTWYVCTTGSDQMAIQRYLSTKDIRDARKTLRVSFFSSMLSDLLLALLGLSMLAFYVKNQHFLLPGQTIYEQADTLFPRFIMIGLPAGLSGLVISGLLAAAMSSMSSGLNSVSSVIAEDFLKRFRNPSATPPDPLRLVKQLSYFSGGIVIVLSLFVSGVQGNLYEVVMKVVNLFVAPLFVLFFMALFVPFATERATFAAGLIAVGAAIGVAFYGVFGITILWMMPCSLVTGVAVGVLLSLPDRFLLKKGQSRDPLKVSE